The window TCTTACGTAAGAAGTATACTTTCTAGAAAGTTAAAGAACCTTTCATATCTTCGCCCTAATTGGGAAAGGGAAAAAGACAAACTAAATAAATGTCAATCTTTAGTCCTATTAGGAACTCCTGCTGTCGCAAAAGCTATTAAGGATAAGAAAGTAAAAAATAAAAAAATTATCTACTCTTTTGTTCTATTCCCAGAAGAATTTGGTTTAAGCAGTAAAGACAATTTTTTTGGGATAAGGATTTTTCCAGTTCCCCAAAGAACAGCTCAAACTTTTTTTTCCTACACCGGCTTAAAAAGAGATACTATAGCTGTTCCACTTAGTGAAAAAACAAAAGAAATAGCTAAAAGGTACTTTCCAAATTCAACCTTTTTTAAGCTAATCTTCTTTCGGAATGACATTATGGAAATAGTACCCGAACTTCTCAAGTATAAATATATTTATATTTTTCCTGACCCAGAGGTTTTAAAAGTAGTTAACCTTTTGAAATTAATGAAACTTTCAAAGGACAGTAGAAAAATTATTTTGACAAGTTTACCAGATCTAGATAGTTATGGTGTTAACTTTATATACGCCGTTGACTATAATTTGCTTGTAGAGAGAATACTTTACCTCTTAGAGAACTCTCCAAAAGAGAAAATATTGCCTTGTCCGGCGAGAGTTAAGTTGTGGAGTCCATAAGGAAATTTTTAGTAAAACACGGCATATTAATATTTGTTTTAGCCATAGGTTGTATAATTGTCTTTAGTGTAATGTCCTCAAATAATTTGAACAATCTCTATGAAAAGCATCTAAAGTACATAACCTCACTAGCAGGAAGAAACCTTCAGTACATCTTCAATATCTACTATAACGATTTACTTGTAGAACAACATCTAAGAACTCTCAAAGAAGAAATTCGATCTGCAGAAGTTGTTTATCTTCAACTATCGTCAAAGGAGTTTTTTTATCCTAAGGATTTGTCTAAGAACTACCTGGAGCTTTTTAAACAGTGTCAAGGAAAATCCTCAACAGAGGTTATAAATCTTAAGGAAAATATTTTGGTTTGTACTCCTCTTTACAGTGAGGTCGCGTCTACGTTCGTCATAGAGAGGGAAAAAGAAGGTACTTTAGGTATTCTTTATTCCAAACACGACATCAACAACATTATAGCCCAATGGCTATTACAGAATGTTATTCTTTTCATAATTTTTACAATTTTTGTAGGTGTTCTTTTCTTCGATATGTTGATGAGGATAAACAAGAACTTCAATTTACTTAGCAAAATTATAAGTCAAATAGAAGATGCATTAAAAGAGAACAGCGAACTCTTATCCGACTATAAGTCAATGATGAGGTTTTACTTAAACCAGTTTTCTTTTAGGGAGTTCTTTAAAGTTGGAGATCTACTCATAAAACTTGTTAGCAAAGTTATAGATCTTACTGCTGAACTTAGACAGCAAGCCCTTAGAGATCCATTAACGAAACTTTACAATAGAAACTATTTAAACCAATTTATGGATAAAATACTCGGACTTGTAAAAAGACAGGGGCTTCCTCTCTCCGTTGTATTAATGGATATTGACGATTTCAAATACATAAACGATACTTTCGGACATGCAAAAGGCGATGAAGTTCTGAAGACTCTAGGGAAAATAATATTAACTTCTATAAGAAATTCTGATATAGCCGTTAGATTTGGAGGGGAAGAGATACTTTTGATCCTTCCTAATACAAAAAAGGAATCGGCTTTATATGTTGTTAATAGAATAAAACAGAAGTTGAGTAATATTGATTTCGGTATCGGAAAAAAGGTTACCTTTAGTGCAGGTGTGGCTGGTTTTCCTGAAGATATTCTGGAGATAGATTCCCTTGATAAACTTATAAATATTGCAGACGAAAGGCTTTACGTGGCTAAAAGAAGTGGAAAGAACACTATTGTGTTGGACTAACTGGTAGAAATTTTAAAGATTAAGAATATCTTTTCTAATTATCTAAAACTATATTTTAACCCTAGGGAGGAAATATGAGACGACTTCCTGTAGTGTCCATAGTTGGAAGACCAAACGTTGGAAAATCTTCGCTTTTCAATAGACTTCTTGAAAGAAAAGTAGCAATCATTGATGATACACCGGGAGTAACAAGAGATAGGATTGTCCAAGAAGCTGATATTAACGAGCATAAAGTTCTACTTGTTGACACCGGAGGAGTGGATACCTCAGGTGAAGGCTTTGCAAGAGAAACGACTGAACAAGCAAAAAGAGCTATGGAGGAAGCCGACATAATTGTTTTTGTTGTTGATGGAAGAGAGGGTATTACTCCTCTTGATGAAGAAGTTGCAAAAATTTTAAGGAAGTGGAAAAAGCCAATAGTTGTTGCCGTAAACAAAGTTGATGAACCATATATGGAAGAACTTGTTTACGATGCATATAGACTTGGTTTTGAGGAAGTAATTCCAATCTCTGCCATTCACAAGATAGGTATTCCTACGCTTAAAGAAAGAATCTTAGAACTCTTGCCAGAGGACCTTAGAAAGGTGGCAAAAGAGGAGTATGAAAAGGAAGAAAGAAGAAAGAAAGCAGAGAAAATCATATCGGGAGAAGATAGGGAGGAACTTGAGAACCTAGCAGAAACGCTGGAAAAAGGAGAAGAATATCTTTTAGAGGAGGAGGAGAAAGAACCTATAAAAGTGGCTATTGTTGGTCGCCCAAACATGGGAAAATCTACTCTTCTCAATGCTCTTGTCGGTGAAGAAAGAGCCATAGTCAGTGATATTCCCGGAACAACTAGAGATGCAATAGATAGTTACGTAAAGATAGGTGATGACGAGCTCATCTTTATAGATACAGCAGGAATAAGAAGAAGAGGAAAAATAAAGGATATTGAGTACTATTCATACTTAAGAGCTCTTGATGCAATTGACAGAGCAGATGTAGTTGTTCTTCTTGTGGATGCAGAGGAGGGACCAACTGATAGAGATACTAAAATCTGCGGGATAGCTCTTGATAAGTTTAAACCTATTGTTATAGCAGTTAACAAAATAGATAAGCTCCAAAGCCAGAAAGATTGGGAAAGGGTCCATAAAGAACTTGATCTAAACTTTGACTTTATTTCTTACGCTCCAAGAGTATTCATATCCGCTAAAGAGAAAAAAGGGCTTGATGAACTCTTAAAACAGGTTAAAGATCTTTATAGGCAATATACCCAGAGAGTCAGAACTGGAGTCTTTAATAGAGCTTTAAAGGAGCTTATGGAAATTCATCAACCACCAGTTTACAAGAACAAAATAGTTAAGATTTACTATGGAACACAGGTTAAAACTAAACCACCAACATTTTTACTTTTCTCTAACTATCCAGAAGGAATACCAAATTCATTTAGAAGATTTCTTGAGAACAGATTACGTGAAAAGTTTGGTTTTAATAAGATACCTATAAGAATTGTCTTTAAGAAGAGGTAAACTTTTGGACAAGTTCTCTCAATGAACTGTATACTTCCACTGCTCTCTTTTGGGCTGTCTCTCTTCTTACGTTAATTTTTTCTAGGTTTTCTTTTAGAACGTTAACAACTTTCTTATCTAGCTTTCCGTTTTTAACAAGATCATCTATTATGGCTATTGCTCTCTTTACAGGAAGCCCTTTTTTGTAAGGACGATCTTCCATAAGAGCAGTGAAAATATCTGCAACAGCCATAATTCTCGAACCCAAAGAAAGGTCTTTTGCTCTAAGTTTAAAAGGATATCCTTTTCCATCTAAGGTTTCGTGGTGATAAGCTGCCCATTCGACAATATTTCTATCTATACCAAGCTTGGAAATTAGTTTATAACTAAAAAACACGTGAGATTTCATAACGTCGTATTCTTCCACTGTAAGCTTAGCTGGTTTTTCGAGAATTTCGTTCGGAATAGCTATCTTTCCTACATCGTGTAGCAGCCCTGCAACTTTCATCTTCTTTAGATCTGGTGAAGTGAAATTAAAAAGAGCTGCTAAAGAAACGGCAGTTTGAGCTACTCCAGAAGAGTGAGTAGCTGTGAAGGGACTTTTAAAGTCTATGAGATAAGCAAATATTTGGGCGAGATCAAAGAATGCTTCAAGTGGTAATTTACTTGCAATGCTCTTTAAAAGCTCTTCAAGAGTTTCCTTAACGATATCCTCTTTCAAAAGTTCATACCAAAACGCTTCTTTGGGGCATATTTTCTTTAGAAAAATATCAACCAACCTAGGCTCAAAGATTCTTCCCTTAAACTTTTTTAGATAACTTTCAAGTTCTGGTATAAAGGAAGAAAGGTAAGAGTAAGGATAGCCTGTATTTATCCTTGAAAGTACAAAGGTATCTATTCTATCGGCTAAATGAATAATGAAAGCACTATAAGGAATTCTGGATTTAAAGAAGAATTTATATGGATAATGATGGTATCTTATTATCTTTGCTATCTTTGAAAAGTAAGGGAATCTTCTAAAGAGCTCGTATCCTACTTCAGCATGAAGATGTATTCTTTTTTCATTCTCGTGAAAATCAGAAGCTTTTAGGAGAACTATATCTTCTGTGGAAGGTATGAGTAGAAGACCTATGTCGTGAAGTAGACCTGCTACAAGAAGGTTGGATAAAAATTCACTGGAGTAACTTATTTCCCTTGCAATAGAATAAGAAATGAAAGCAACTCTGTAATTGTGATTGTTAAGAACAGAATCTGCAAGACTGTTAAGAGAGGAAACGGCGAGCAGGAATTTTGAAATATCAACCGCTAAGTCCACTTAGAACCTCTCTAACTTTTACCATATCTAGATTATACACTCACACTTAACATCTTTTAAATTGTCTTATCTTAATTATAAATCAACCTTAAAATTTCTACTTTTATGAAATCGATTTTAGATTAGAAAAAATTGAAACTTAAGGAATAGTAACTA of the Desulfurobacteriaceae bacterium genome contains:
- a CDS encoding GGDEF domain-containing protein, encoding MESIRKFLVKHGILIFVLAIGCIIVFSVMSSNNLNNLYEKHLKYITSLAGRNLQYIFNIYYNDLLVEQHLRTLKEEIRSAEVVYLQLSSKEFFYPKDLSKNYLELFKQCQGKSSTEVINLKENILVCTPLYSEVASTFVIEREKEGTLGILYSKHDINNIIAQWLLQNVILFIIFTIFVGVLFFDMLMRINKNFNLLSKIISQIEDALKENSELLSDYKSMMRFYLNQFSFREFFKVGDLLIKLVSKVIDLTAELRQQALRDPLTKLYNRNYLNQFMDKILGLVKRQGLPLSVVLMDIDDFKYINDTFGHAKGDEVLKTLGKIILTSIRNSDIAVRFGGEEILLILPNTKKESALYVVNRIKQKLSNIDFGIGKKVTFSAGVAGFPEDILEIDSLDKLINIADERLYVAKRSGKNTIVLD
- the der gene encoding ribosome biogenesis GTPase Der, producing the protein MRRLPVVSIVGRPNVGKSSLFNRLLERKVAIIDDTPGVTRDRIVQEADINEHKVLLVDTGGVDTSGEGFARETTEQAKRAMEEADIIVFVVDGREGITPLDEEVAKILRKWKKPIVVAVNKVDEPYMEELVYDAYRLGFEEVIPISAIHKIGIPTLKERILELLPEDLRKVAKEEYEKEERRKKAEKIISGEDREELENLAETLEKGEEYLLEEEEKEPIKVAIVGRPNMGKSTLLNALVGEERAIVSDIPGTTRDAIDSYVKIGDDELIFIDTAGIRRRGKIKDIEYYSYLRALDAIDRADVVVLLVDAEEGPTDRDTKICGIALDKFKPIVIAVNKIDKLQSQKDWERVHKELDLNFDFISYAPRVFISAKEKKGLDELLKQVKDLYRQYTQRVRTGVFNRALKELMEIHQPPVYKNKIVKIYYGTQVKTKPPTFLLFSNYPEGIPNSFRRFLENRLREKFGFNKIPIRIVFKKR
- a CDS encoding HD domain-containing phosphohydrolase, producing the protein MDLAVDISKFLLAVSSLNSLADSVLNNHNYRVAFISYSIAREISYSSEFLSNLLVAGLLHDIGLLLIPSTEDIVLLKASDFHENEKRIHLHAEVGYELFRRFPYFSKIAKIIRYHHYPYKFFFKSRIPYSAFIIHLADRIDTFVLSRINTGYPYSYLSSFIPELESYLKKFKGRIFEPRLVDIFLKKICPKEAFWYELLKEDIVKETLEELLKSIASKLPLEAFFDLAQIFAYLIDFKSPFTATHSSGVAQTAVSLAALFNFTSPDLKKMKVAGLLHDVGKIAIPNEILEKPAKLTVEEYDVMKSHVFFSYKLISKLGIDRNIVEWAAYHHETLDGKGYPFKLRAKDLSLGSRIMAVADIFTALMEDRPYKKGLPVKRAIAIIDDLVKNGKLDKKVVNVLKENLEKINVRRETAQKRAVEVYSSLRELVQKFTSS